The following are encoded in a window of Pygocentrus nattereri isolate fPygNat1 chromosome 5, fPygNat1.pri, whole genome shotgun sequence genomic DNA:
- the ccnj gene encoding cyclin-J isoform X3, producing MRVSLSGGTEVTCLQSGFLNPLIAGKFEEREDRVPKLETLNSLGCMSSMNLVLTKQGLLHMELLLLETFHWNLYLPTAAHFIEYYLSIAVTETDLHDGWPMVCLEKTMLYMTKYADYFLEVSLQDHAFLRFAPSLVAAACVASSRVILRLSPSWPPRLQRLTAYTWEQLLPCVEKLLMAHDSDVKEANKQKCQQLQQPSLQPGQAVFPAQNQNVTITQYIHRPALQYTQQSCQPVLVSAHGPSAYLTHAASRHTSSASSHGQAQPQTMSVPLDTKMNIPNRPYQVTSVYPCTAPCFDR from the exons ATGCGGGTTTCACTGTCCGGGG gAACTGAGGTTACCTGTCTACAAAG TGGTTTCCTAAACCCTTTAATTGCAGGTAAATTTGAGGAGCGAGAGGACAGAGTGCCAAAGCTGGAGACGCTCAACAGCCTTGGTTGTATGAGCTCCATGAACCTGGTGCTGACCAAACAAGGTTTACTCCACATGGAGCTGCTGTTACTAGAGACCTTTCATTGGAACCTCTACCTACCCACGGCTGCCCACTTCATAGAGTACTATCTGTCAATCGCAGTCACAGAGACGGACCTACATGATGGCTGGCCGATGGTGTGCTTGGAGAAGACCATGCTGTACATGACCAAATATGCAGACTACTTTCTGGAAGTCTCCTTACAAG ACCATGCGTTTCTGAGATTCGCCCCATCACTGGTAGCTGCTGCCTGTGTGGCCTCGTCTCGAGTCATTCTTCGCCTGTCCCCGTCGTGGCCCCCTCGCCTACAACGTCTCACTGCCTACACTTGGGAGCAACTGCTTCCTTGCGTAGAGAAACTGCTAAT GGCCCATgacagtgatgtaaaagaagCCAACAAGCAGAAATgccagcagctgcagcagcccAGTCTGCAGCCTGGGCAGGCCGTGTTCCCTGCTCAGAACCAGAATGTCACTATAACCCAGTACATCCACAGACCTGCCTTACAGTATACCCAGCAGAGCTGCCAACCTGTACTCGTCTCAGCCCACGGCCCAAGTGCCTACCTGACTCACGCTGCCTCACGGCATACCTCTAGTGCCTCTTCACATGGGCAAGCACAGCCTCAGACCATGTCTGTACCACTGGACACTAAGATGAACATACCAAACAGGCCCTACCAGGTGACGTCTGTTTACCCATGCACAGCCCCATGCTTTGACAGATAG
- the ccnj gene encoding cyclin-J isoform X2 yields MELEGQWWKEQLAGDIYHALRYKELRLPVYKGKFEEREDRVPKLETLNSLGCMSSMNLVLTKQGLLHMELLLLETFHWNLYLPTAAHFIEYYLSIAVTETDLHDGWPMVCLEKTMLYMTKYADYFLEVSLQDHAFLRFAPSLVAAACVASSRVILRLSPSWPPRLQRLTAYTWEQLLPCVEKLLMAHDSDVKEANKQKCQQLQQPSLQPGQAVFPAQNQNVTITQYIHRPALQYTQQSCQPVLVSAHGPSAYLTHAASRHTSSASSHGQAQPQTMSVPLDTKMNIPNRPYQVTSVYPCTAPCFDR; encoded by the exons ATGGAGCTGGAGGGCCAGTGGTGGAAAGAACAACTTGCTGGAGATATATACCATGCTCTGCGTTACAAG gAACTGAGGTTACCTGTCTACAAAG GTAAATTTGAGGAGCGAGAGGACAGAGTGCCAAAGCTGGAGACGCTCAACAGCCTTGGTTGTATGAGCTCCATGAACCTGGTGCTGACCAAACAAGGTTTACTCCACATGGAGCTGCTGTTACTAGAGACCTTTCATTGGAACCTCTACCTACCCACGGCTGCCCACTTCATAGAGTACTATCTGTCAATCGCAGTCACAGAGACGGACCTACATGATGGCTGGCCGATGGTGTGCTTGGAGAAGACCATGCTGTACATGACCAAATATGCAGACTACTTTCTGGAAGTCTCCTTACAAG ACCATGCGTTTCTGAGATTCGCCCCATCACTGGTAGCTGCTGCCTGTGTGGCCTCGTCTCGAGTCATTCTTCGCCTGTCCCCGTCGTGGCCCCCTCGCCTACAACGTCTCACTGCCTACACTTGGGAGCAACTGCTTCCTTGCGTAGAGAAACTGCTAAT GGCCCATgacagtgatgtaaaagaagCCAACAAGCAGAAATgccagcagctgcagcagcccAGTCTGCAGCCTGGGCAGGCCGTGTTCCCTGCTCAGAACCAGAATGTCACTATAACCCAGTACATCCACAGACCTGCCTTACAGTATACCCAGCAGAGCTGCCAACCTGTACTCGTCTCAGCCCACGGCCCAAGTGCCTACCTGACTCACGCTGCCTCACGGCATACCTCTAGTGCCTCTTCACATGGGCAAGCACAGCCTCAGACCATGTCTGTACCACTGGACACTAAGATGAACATACCAAACAGGCCCTACCAGGTGACGTCTGTTTACCCATGCACAGCCCCATGCTTTGACAGATAG
- the ccnj gene encoding cyclin-J isoform X4 encodes MDRYDISVQQLHLVALSCLLLASKFEEREDRVPKLETLNSLGCMSSMNLVLTKQGLLHMELLLLETFHWNLYLPTAAHFIEYYLSIAVTETDLHDGWPMVCLEKTMLYMTKYADYFLEVSLQDHAFLRFAPSLVAAACVASSRVILRLSPSWPPRLQRLTAYTWEQLLPCVEKLLMAHDSDVKEANKQKCQQLQQPSLQPGQAVFPAQNQNVTITQYIHRPALQYTQQSCQPVLVSAHGPSAYLTHAASRHTSSASSHGQAQPQTMSVPLDTKMNIPNRPYQVTSVYPCTAPCFDR; translated from the exons ATGGACCGCTATGACATCTCTGTGCAGCAGCTTCACTTGGTGGCCCTTTCCTGTCTGCTTTTGGCTA GTAAATTTGAGGAGCGAGAGGACAGAGTGCCAAAGCTGGAGACGCTCAACAGCCTTGGTTGTATGAGCTCCATGAACCTGGTGCTGACCAAACAAGGTTTACTCCACATGGAGCTGCTGTTACTAGAGACCTTTCATTGGAACCTCTACCTACCCACGGCTGCCCACTTCATAGAGTACTATCTGTCAATCGCAGTCACAGAGACGGACCTACATGATGGCTGGCCGATGGTGTGCTTGGAGAAGACCATGCTGTACATGACCAAATATGCAGACTACTTTCTGGAAGTCTCCTTACAAG ACCATGCGTTTCTGAGATTCGCCCCATCACTGGTAGCTGCTGCCTGTGTGGCCTCGTCTCGAGTCATTCTTCGCCTGTCCCCGTCGTGGCCCCCTCGCCTACAACGTCTCACTGCCTACACTTGGGAGCAACTGCTTCCTTGCGTAGAGAAACTGCTAAT GGCCCATgacagtgatgtaaaagaagCCAACAAGCAGAAATgccagcagctgcagcagcccAGTCTGCAGCCTGGGCAGGCCGTGTTCCCTGCTCAGAACCAGAATGTCACTATAACCCAGTACATCCACAGACCTGCCTTACAGTATACCCAGCAGAGCTGCCAACCTGTACTCGTCTCAGCCCACGGCCCAAGTGCCTACCTGACTCACGCTGCCTCACGGCATACCTCTAGTGCCTCTTCACATGGGCAAGCACAGCCTCAGACCATGTCTGTACCACTGGACACTAAGATGAACATACCAAACAGGCCCTACCAGGTGACGTCTGTTTACCCATGCACAGCCCCATGCTTTGACAGATAG
- the ccnj gene encoding cyclin-J isoform X1 has translation MELEGQWWKEQLAGDIYHALRYKELRLPVYKGQSPQLNLRRYFADLIAIVSNRFRLCPSARHLAVYLLDLFMDRYDISVQQLHLVALSCLLLASKFEEREDRVPKLETLNSLGCMSSMNLVLTKQGLLHMELLLLETFHWNLYLPTAAHFIEYYLSIAVTETDLHDGWPMVCLEKTMLYMTKYADYFLEVSLQDHAFLRFAPSLVAAACVASSRVILRLSPSWPPRLQRLTAYTWEQLLPCVEKLLMAHDSDVKEANKQKCQQLQQPSLQPGQAVFPAQNQNVTITQYIHRPALQYTQQSCQPVLVSAHGPSAYLTHAASRHTSSASSHGQAQPQTMSVPLDTKMNIPNRPYQVTSVYPCTAPCFDR, from the exons ATGGAGCTGGAGGGCCAGTGGTGGAAAGAACAACTTGCTGGAGATATATACCATGCTCTGCGTTACAAG gAACTGAGGTTACCTGTCTACAAAGGTCAGTCCCCACAGCTCAACCTCAGGCGCTACTTTGCAGACCTCATAGCTATAGTGAGCAATCGCTTCCGGCTGTGCCCGTCTGCCAGGCACTTGGCTGTTTACCTGCTGGACCTTTTTATGGACCGCTATGACATCTCTGTGCAGCAGCTTCACTTGGTGGCCCTTTCCTGTCTGCTTTTGGCTA GTAAATTTGAGGAGCGAGAGGACAGAGTGCCAAAGCTGGAGACGCTCAACAGCCTTGGTTGTATGAGCTCCATGAACCTGGTGCTGACCAAACAAGGTTTACTCCACATGGAGCTGCTGTTACTAGAGACCTTTCATTGGAACCTCTACCTACCCACGGCTGCCCACTTCATAGAGTACTATCTGTCAATCGCAGTCACAGAGACGGACCTACATGATGGCTGGCCGATGGTGTGCTTGGAGAAGACCATGCTGTACATGACCAAATATGCAGACTACTTTCTGGAAGTCTCCTTACAAG ACCATGCGTTTCTGAGATTCGCCCCATCACTGGTAGCTGCTGCCTGTGTGGCCTCGTCTCGAGTCATTCTTCGCCTGTCCCCGTCGTGGCCCCCTCGCCTACAACGTCTCACTGCCTACACTTGGGAGCAACTGCTTCCTTGCGTAGAGAAACTGCTAAT GGCCCATgacagtgatgtaaaagaagCCAACAAGCAGAAATgccagcagctgcagcagcccAGTCTGCAGCCTGGGCAGGCCGTGTTCCCTGCTCAGAACCAGAATGTCACTATAACCCAGTACATCCACAGACCTGCCTTACAGTATACCCAGCAGAGCTGCCAACCTGTACTCGTCTCAGCCCACGGCCCAAGTGCCTACCTGACTCACGCTGCCTCACGGCATACCTCTAGTGCCTCTTCACATGGGCAAGCACAGCCTCAGACCATGTCTGTACCACTGGACACTAAGATGAACATACCAAACAGGCCCTACCAGGTGACGTCTGTTTACCCATGCACAGCCCCATGCTTTGACAGATAG